A single genomic interval of Juglans regia cultivar Chandler chromosome 1, Walnut 2.0, whole genome shotgun sequence harbors:
- the LOC108990995 gene encoding myb-related protein 308-like, giving the protein MGRSPCCEKEHTNKGAWTKEEDERLINYIKLHGEGCWRSLPKAAGLLRCGKSCRLRWINYLRPDLKRGNFTEEEDELIINLHNLLGNKWSLIAARLPGRTDNEIKNYWNTHIKRKLYSRGVDPQTHRPLNGAAAAATTTTSTATTTNISNNKASANNDSKCSLFEVQNYMAPILMQQVPDQVLTNPINGSTVINANVKVETESAEESNSSSGVTTEEVFPELNLDLSIGLRPYQSQNASTNVKELKQEQQQQQKQVSYQWYGNNVSQDTVCLCCHLGFQINSRACGCKQPWGTTLTAEDLYRYK; this is encoded by the exons ATGGGCAGATCTCCTTGCTGTGAAAAAGAGCACACCAATAAAGGAGCATGGACCAAAGAGGAAGATGAACGCCTCATCAACTACATCAAACTTCATGGGGAAGGCTGTTGGAGATCTCTTCCAAAAGCTGCAG GTTTGCTTAGATGTGGCAAGAGTTGTAGACTAAGGTGGATAAACTACCTCAGGCCTGATCTTAAGAGAGGAAACTtcactgaagaagaagatgaactCATCATCAACCTTCACAACTTACTTGGAAACAA ATGGTCTCTCATTGCCGCGCGCTTACCAGGAAGAACTGATAACGAGATCAAGAACTATTGGAACACTCACATCAAAAGAAAGCTCTACAGTCGTGGAGTTGATCCTCAAACTCACCGTCCACTCAACGGcgccgccgccgccgccacAACAACCACCAGTACTGCCACCACTACCAACATTAGCAACAACAAAGCAAGTGCAAACAACGACAGCAAATGTTCTCTCTTTGAAGTGCAAAATTATATGGCTCCAATATTGATGCAGCAAGTGCCCGATCAAGTACTCACGAATCCAATTAATGGCAGTACTGTTATTAATGCTAACGTAAAGGTTGAAACGGAATCAGCAGAAGAGTCGAACAGTAGCAGTGGAGTGACCACAGAGGAAGTGTTTCCTGAACTCAACCTCGACCTCTCCATAGGGCTGCGGCCATATCAGTCTCAAAATGCTTCTACCAACGTAAAAGAGTTGAAGCAAGAACAACAGCAACAGCAGAAACAGGTTTCGTATCAGTGGTATGGGAATAATGTTAGTCAAGATACTGTATGTCTGTGTtgccatttagggtttcagatcaATAGCCGAGCATGCGGCTGCAAACAGCCATGGGGGACGACTTTAACAGCTGAGGATCTCTATAGATATAAGTAA